Proteins from a single region of Pyrus communis chromosome 6, drPyrComm1.1, whole genome shotgun sequence:
- the LOC137737928 gene encoding chromatin structure-remodeling complex protein BSH isoform X1: protein MSAAPKSSKLKKSKNWCKEGEREEKAMKGQLSASSRGPVKFRMPTAQNLVPIRLDLDIDGQRFKDCFTWNPSDPDSEIVVFAKRTAKDLKLPPGFITVIASAIQSQIVEFRSFEGQDMYTVERIVPIKLDLRVNRTVIRDQFLWVSFKEFFCYLIISMPCSYNVGLYMFNGFQDLNNFESDPEEFAKTFCADLGIQDPEVGPAIAFSIREQLYEIVVQSVASVRETRINKKGRRGAEYTPVSKVGSTGLDLVKLFGHRSSVVRKRKEWDVYEPIVDLLSTEEVEALQAKEERIAR, encoded by the exons ATGTCAGCCGCTCCGAAATCCAGTAAACTGAAGAAATCAAAAAATTGGTGCAaggagggagaaagagaagagaaagcCATGAAAGGCCAGCTGTCGGCTTCCTCCAGAGGCCCTGTCAAGTTCAGAAT GCCAACAGCTCAGAATTTGGTACCAATTCGCTTGGACCTCGACATCGACGGCCAAAGGTTCAAAGACTGTTTCACTTGGAACCCATCTG ACCCTGACTCGGAGATTGTGGTGTTTGCGAAAAGGACAGCGAAAGACTTGAAGCTTCCTCCGGGTTTCATCACAGTCATTGCTTCTGCCATTCAG TCACAAATTGTTGAATTTCGATCATTTGAGGGGCAAGACATGTACACCGTCGAGAGGATTGTTCCGATTAAG CTTGATCTTCGAGTGAACCGCACTGTCATTAGGGACCAGTTTTTATGGGTAAGCTTCAAAGAGTTCTTCTGTTATCTTATCATTTCAATGCCCTGCTCTTACAATGTGGGTTTGTACATGTTCAATGGATTTCAGGACTTGAACAACTTTGAAAGTGATCCTGAAGAGTTTGCTAAAACTTTTTGCGCGGACTTAGGTATTCAAGACCCTGAAGTTGGG CCTGCAATTGCCTTTTCAATTAGAGAACAACTGTATGAG ATTGTAGTTCAAAGTGTAGCTTCAGTAAGAGAAACCAGAATTAACAAGAAGGGACGCCGTGGAGCTGAGTATACTCCAGTCAG taaAGTAGGTAGTACTGGATTGGACCTGGTGAAGCTATTTGGTCACAGATCTAGTGTTGTTCG GAAAAGAAAGGAGTGGGATGTATACGAACCCATCGTTGATCTTCTATCAACCGAGGAAGTGGAGGCCCTTCAAGCGAAAGAAGAAAGGATTGCTCGGTGA
- the LOC137737928 gene encoding chromatin structure-remodeling complex protein BSH isoform X2, with amino-acid sequence MSAAPKSSKLKKSKNWCKEGEREEKAMKGQLSASSRGPVKFRMPTAQNLVPIRLDLDIDGQRFKDCFTWNPSDPDSEIVVFAKRTAKDLKLPPGFITVIASAIQSQIVEFRSFEGQDMYTVERIVPIKLDLRVNRTVIRDQFLWDLNNFESDPEEFAKTFCADLGIQDPEVGPAIAFSIREQLYEIVVQSVASVRETRINKKGRRGAEYTPVSKVGSTGLDLVKLFGHRSSVVRKRKEWDVYEPIVDLLSTEEVEALQAKEERIAR; translated from the exons ATGTCAGCCGCTCCGAAATCCAGTAAACTGAAGAAATCAAAAAATTGGTGCAaggagggagaaagagaagagaaagcCATGAAAGGCCAGCTGTCGGCTTCCTCCAGAGGCCCTGTCAAGTTCAGAAT GCCAACAGCTCAGAATTTGGTACCAATTCGCTTGGACCTCGACATCGACGGCCAAAGGTTCAAAGACTGTTTCACTTGGAACCCATCTG ACCCTGACTCGGAGATTGTGGTGTTTGCGAAAAGGACAGCGAAAGACTTGAAGCTTCCTCCGGGTTTCATCACAGTCATTGCTTCTGCCATTCAG TCACAAATTGTTGAATTTCGATCATTTGAGGGGCAAGACATGTACACCGTCGAGAGGATTGTTCCGATTAAG CTTGATCTTCGAGTGAACCGCACTGTCATTAGGGACCAGTTTTTATGG GACTTGAACAACTTTGAAAGTGATCCTGAAGAGTTTGCTAAAACTTTTTGCGCGGACTTAGGTATTCAAGACCCTGAAGTTGGG CCTGCAATTGCCTTTTCAATTAGAGAACAACTGTATGAG ATTGTAGTTCAAAGTGTAGCTTCAGTAAGAGAAACCAGAATTAACAAGAAGGGACGCCGTGGAGCTGAGTATACTCCAGTCAG taaAGTAGGTAGTACTGGATTGGACCTGGTGAAGCTATTTGGTCACAGATCTAGTGTTGTTCG GAAAAGAAAGGAGTGGGATGTATACGAACCCATCGTTGATCTTCTATCAACCGAGGAAGTGGAGGCCCTTCAAGCGAAAGAAGAAAGGATTGCTCGGTGA